One stretch of Zingiber officinale cultivar Zhangliang chromosome 6B, Zo_v1.1, whole genome shotgun sequence DNA includes these proteins:
- the LOC121988612 gene encoding 2-alkenal reductase (NADP(+)-dependent)-like, which yields MAGEAGDGVVVRNKQVLLKNFMVGSAKESDMELRESTISLKLPPGTEGAILVKNLYLSCDPYMRGRMREYYESYIPPFQPGKPIEGFGVSKVIDSTNQKFGVGDYITGLTGWEEYSIITRTEQLRKVESLDIPLSYHVGLLGMPGFTAYVGFYEICSPKKGDCVFISAASGAVGQLVGQLAKLHGCFVVGSAGSADKIELLKHKLGYDEAFNYKEEPDLVAALKRYFPNGIDIYFDNVGGEMLDAALVNMKVHGRIAVCGMVSQSAVSYPKGITNLYMLVTKRLTMKGFIQSDYLHLFPQFLEAISNLYKQGKIVYIEDMNEGLENGPAAFIGLFSGKNIGKQVVHVADE from the exons ATGGCTGGCGAAGCTGGGGATGGCGTGGTGGTGCGGAACAAGCAGGTGCTGCTGAAGAACTTCATGGTCGGATCGGCTAAGGAGTCTGACATGGAGTTGCGCGAGAGCACCATCAGCCTCAAGCTTCCTCCCGGGACGGAAGGCGCCATCTTGGTCAAGAATCTCTACCTCTCGTGCGATCCCTACATGAGGGGGCGGATGAGGGAGTACTACGAGTCCTATATCCCGCCTTTCCAGCCCGGGAAG CCCATAGAAGGATTTGGGGTGTCCAAAGTGATTGATTCCACAAACCAGAAATTTGGTGTGGGTGATTATATCACAGGTCTAACTGGCTGGGAAGAGTACAGTATTATTACAAGGACCGAGCAGCTGAGAAAAGTTGAAAGTCTTGACATCCCTCTTTCATATCACGTCGGACTTCTTG GTATGCCCGGTTTTACAGCTTATGTCGGCTTCTATGAGATCTGTTCTCCAAAGAAAGGTGATTGTGTCTTCATATCTGCTGCATCTGGAGCAGTTGGCCAACTTGTTGGTCAGCTTGCCAAACTACATGGTTGTTTTGTCGTTGGAAGTGCTGGGTCAGCCGATAAG ATTGAACTTCTGAAGCACAAGCTAGGATACGATGAAGCATTCAATTACAAAGAGGAACCTGACCTGGTTGCAGCCCTCAAGAG GTACTTTCCCAATGGCATCGACATCTACTTCGACAATGTAGGTGGAGAGATGCTCGATGCAGCACTCGTCAACATGAAAGTCCACGGACGAATTGCTGTATGCGGGATGGTCTCTCAAAGTGCTGTCTCTTATCCTAAGGGTATCACCAACCTGTACATGCTAGTGACCAAGCGCCTCACCATGAAGGGCTTCATCCAGAGTGACTACCTGCACTTGTTCCCTCAATTCTTGGAAGCCATATCAAACTTGTACAAGCAAGGGAAGATTGTTTATATAGAGGACATGAACGAAGGGCTGGAGAATGGCCCGGCGGCCTTTATTGGACTGTTTTCTGGCAAGAATATTGGCAAGCAAGTAGTCCACGTCGCGGACGAGTAA